One window of Globicephala melas chromosome 5, mGloMel1.2, whole genome shotgun sequence genomic DNA carries:
- the ODAM gene encoding LOW QUALITY PROTEIN: odontogenic ameloblast-associated protein (The sequence of the model RefSeq protein was modified relative to this genomic sequence to represent the inferred CDS: deleted 1 base in 1 codon; substituted 1 base at 1 genomic stop codon): MKTIILLGILGATISAPLIPQCLMSASNSNELLLNLNNAQLQPLRLQDPFNSWIPPFPGILQQQQQAQIPGLSRFPLSTLDWFAGQVPNQIPFPGQVSFAQETRAGQLNPSQPQTPPQTKQGPNKMXVMPSVFSFKMPRELAQMLLYYPVYMLLPWDQPQQTVAQSPLQTRQLLFEEQMPFYTEFGYIPRQAEPVMPRGQQQPAFDPFLGTAPEIAVMVTGGVSPYLQKKMINFKHANAGIFIPSTSQKPSTTNFFTSAIDSTITPELMEKKAKTNSLKEP; encoded by the exons atgaaaactataattctTCTTGGGATACTGGGAGCCACAATATCAGCCCCA cTTATTCCACAGTGCCTTATGTCTGCAAGCAACAGCAATGAA TTACTTCTGAACCTTAATAATGCTCAGCTTCAGCCACTACGGCTTCAG GATCCATTTAATTCATGGATTCCTCCTTTCCCTGGGATTctacaacagcagcagcag gcTCAAATTCCAGGACTCTCCCGATTCCCTTTATCAACTCTCGACTGGTTTGCTGGACAGGTCCCAAATCAGATACCCTTCCCAGGACAGGTCAGTTTTGCCCAAGAAACCCGGGCAGGACAGCTGAACCCCTCACAGCCTCAAACACCACCGCAGACCAAACAGGGCCCTAATAAAATGTAA GTTATGCCCTCTGTGTTCTCCTTCAAAATGCCTCGTGAACTAGCACAG ATGCTTCTGTACTACCCAGTTTACATGCTCCTACCCTGGGACCAGCCTCAACAAACAGTCGCACAGTCACCTCTGCAAACCAGACAGCTGCTGTTTGAGGAGCAG ATGCCATTCTATACTGAATTTGGATATATTCCACGACAAGCAGAACCT GTTATGCCGAGAGGACAGCAGCAACCAGCCTTTGATCCCTTCCTAGGCACAGCTCCTGAAATTGCTGTGATGGTAA CAGGAGGAGTGTCaccatatttacaaaaaaaaatgataaattttaagcACGCCAATGCAGGAATTTTCATTCCTTCAACTTCACAAAAACCCAGCACGACAAATTTTTTTACTTCTGCTATTGACTCAACTATTACCCCAGAACTCATGGAAAAGAAG GCCAAGACCAATAGCCTAAAGGAACCATAA